The window CGGCTTACTTCGTGCTCTCCCCGGCGAGCCCATTGCGCGATCTTGGTCGCCTCGTCGGGCCATTCGAGCAAGTACACGAACTCGGTGCGGTCACCGATTTTCGTTTCCCACATGCTTGCGAATTTGAACCCGTAACGCCCCGTCATGATCCGCGCCGCGTGATCGCGGAACCGGGCGTGAAACGCGGCCTTGTTCTTCTCGAATATCTCGTAGATGCGCAATTGCTGGATCATGCGATCTCCCGGTCGTTACATGGGGCGACGGAAGCGGACCCGCAATAACGTCCCGCAGCGGCCCGAATATTGCTTGGCCCCGGCAGGCAAACCAGCTGTTATACTTTGCTGGCAGGATCGCCGGTACATCAGCAATTCCTCGCACACTCCCTCGCACACGAACAGGCAATGCAACATCAACGCCCCGACCGTATCCGCAAGCTCTTGGCCGACCTCGTCGCGTTCGACACCATAAGCGACCGCAGCAACCTGCCCCTGATCGACTACATCGAGCGCTACCTCGCCTCGCTTGGCGTCAGCGGACAGCGCATCGTCGATGACACCGGACAGAAGTCCTCGCTGTGGGTCACGATCGGCCCCGAGGACAAGGCCGGGCTGGTTCTGTCAGGGCATACCGATGTTGTGCCGGTTGCGGGACAGGACTGGAGCCACAACCCGTTCGAGCTCGTCGAGCGTGACGGGCGGCTGTACGGCCGCGGCACCACCGATATGAAGGGCTTTGTCGCGGTCTGTCTCGCGATGGTTCCGGAAATGCTCGCGGCCGATCTGAAGACGCCGATCAATCTTGCGATCTCCTATGACGAGGAGATCGGTTGCGTCGGCGTGCGCCCGATGCTGCGCGACGTCGCACGCAAGCCGATCAGGCCGCTCGGCTGCTTCGTCGGCGAGCCGACCCAGATGCAGGTGATCATCGGCCACAAGGGCAAGCACGGCGTGCGCGCCACGTTCCGCGGGCTCGCCCGCCACTCCTCGATCGCGCCTGATAGCGTCAACGCCATCGAATACGCGGCCGACCTGATCACGGAAATTCGCCGCCGCGCCGCGCTGCTGGCCGCGGATGCCGAGCGAGACAGCCTCTACGACGTCCCGCACTCGACCCTGCTCACCAGCATCGTGCATGGCGGCGCCGCGCTGAACATCGTGCCTGACAGTTGCGTGGTGGAATTCGAATGCCGCGGCATCGGAATCACCGAGTCGCGGCAGGTGACGGACGCGATCATCGCCTGGGCCAAGGCCGAGATCGAGCCTGACATGCGCAAGCGGCATCCGGAGTGCGGCATCGATTTCGAGGAAATCCTCGACTACCCCGCACTCGACACCGCAGCGGACGCGCCCATCGTCACGCTCGCCAAGCAGCTCGCAGGCCGCAACGACCACGCCAAGGTCGCGTTCGGCACCGAGGCGAGCCTGTTCGTCAGCATGGCCGATGTGCCGTCGGTGGTGGTCGGCCCCGGCTCGATCGCGCAGGCGCACACGCCGGATGAGTTCGTCGAGATGTCGCAGCTCGCGGCTTGCGGCGATTTCGTCGCGCGGCTGATTGCGCATTGCGCGAAGTGATGTGGTCATGCGTAGGGTGTGAAACAGGAACCGGGACCATGTCGACCGAAAAGCAACGTCAGCAAGGTGGAATCGCGGAAACCTTCCGCGTGGCCGTGCAGGCGCTGATCATCGCGCTAGTCATCCGCACCTTCCTGTTCCAGTCCTTCAACATCCCGTCGGAGTCGATGGAATCGACGTTGCTGGTCGGCGACTACCTTTTTCTCTCGAAATACAGCTACGGCTACACGCACTATTCCCTGCCCTTCTCGCCGCCGCTGTTCTCGGGCCGCATCTTCGGCTCCGAACCCAAGCCCGGCGACGTCGTGGTGTTCCGGCTGCCGAGCGACGACTCCGTTGATTTCATCAAGCGCGTGATCGGCCTGCCCGGCGATCGCATTCAAATGATCGACGGGCAGCTGTACATCAACGGCACCGCGGTGAAGCGCGAGCGGGTCGATGACTATGTCGATCGCGACGAGGGGCCGCGCCCGGTCCGCGTCAAGCGCTGGCGCGAGACCCTGCCGAACGGGGTCAGCTACGACACGCTCGATCGCATCGAGCGGTCCGAATACGACAACACGCCGGTCTATGTGGTGCCGCCGGGGCATTTCTTCGCGATGGGCGACAACCGCGACAACTCGGCCGACAGCCGCGTACCGCCCGCGCGCGGCGGCGTCGGCTACGTGCCGTTCGAGAACCTCATCGGGCAAGCCAAGGTGATCTTTTTCTCGATCGGCAATGACGCGCCGGCATGGCAAGTGTGGCGCTGGCCGTCCTCGGTGCGCTGGAACCGGCTGTTCACCGGCATTCACTGATGTTCCGAGCGCAGGGCGGGTTAGCGAAGCGTAACCCGCCGCACCGTCGGCGGATACGCCTTCGGCTCATCCGCCTATACAGCATCACAACCCATCCGGCGGCAGGCCGGGCCCCGTCGCGGCCGGGCGGAGCTTGTCGCGCTTGCGCTCGCGGTAGAAGGCGTAGAGGCCGGAGGCGACGATGATCGCAGCGCCCGCGAGCATCCGAACGTCGGGCTGGTGGCCGAAGGCGAGATAACCGAGCAGCATAGCCCACAGCAATGCGGAGTAGCGGAACGGCGCCACCGCCGAGATGTCGCCCGTGCGCAGCGACACGATGATGCATTGGTAGCCGATCAGGATCAGCACCGCGGCCAGCACGAGCAGGCCGAGGGCGTAGCCGGACGGCGGTTTCCAGCCGCCCAGCGGGACAAGAACAGCAGCGCCTGCCGTCGTCACCGTCACGGTGGTGAGCAGCGTGATGAACACGGTCGGCAGCGCTTTCGGGATGCGGCGGGTGGCGAGATCGCGCACCGCGCAGAAGCCGACCGACGCCAGCGCCAGAAGCGAGGCCTGGCTGAAGCCCTCCGCCCCCGGCCGGACGATGACCAGCACGCCGATGAAGCCGGCGGCGATCGCAAGCCAGCGCCGCCAGCCGACCGGCTCGCCGAACACCAGCGCCGCGCCCAGCGTGATCACGAGCGGCAGCGCCTGGAAGATCGCCGACGCATTGGCGAGCGGGATCTGCGAAATCGCCGAGAGATAGGTCAGCGTGCCGCCGATCTCGCCCATCACGCGCAATCCGACCGGCCAGATCAGCAGCGCACTGAAGCTGCGGAGCGCGTCGCGGTACCAGGCGAGTGCCGCGACCAGCACCATCGCGACCAAGCCGCGAACCAGCAGGATCTCCCCGATGTTGAGCTCCGCCGACACCGCCTTGGTGATGGTGTCATTGGCCGTGAAGCTGGCCATGGCCGCAGCCATGAACAGGCTGCCGCGAAGATTCGAGGAAAGGGCCAAAGTGAAAATGTCCGATCAGGACGAGGGCGGGCGTTGACTGGACTGACTTGCCAAAGCGGCGCAGCGAACTCAAGTCACAGATGGCTACAATGCGGAAACATGCCGCAGTTCGCAGAAGCGGCGCGAACTCTGGTGGATCGCCGCCGGCCCCGTGCTCCCTCGCCCCGCTCTTGCGAGGAGAGGGTTGGGGTGACGGGCTGCCTCGGCAAACTCGGTGAAAGACGGACTCGCGGAGAGTCCCCCTCACCCGGATCGCATCTTGCGAAGCGATCCGACCTCTCCCCGCATGCGGGGCGAGGTGAAGCGGAAGCAGAAGCGGCGCGAGGGATCGCGCCGCGTTTTCTCATCAGGTTGCGCCGGCCTTCTGCGCGTATTCCCAAGACGCCTGGGACAGCGGCACGGTGCGCTTGGCCGACTCGAGGGCCTTGGCATTCGCGGCGGTGCCGTCGCGAACCCGGCCCGCAATGCCCTGCGTGATGCCGGCGAGGCGGAACAGGTTGTAGGAGAAGTACCAGTTCAGATCCGGCACAGCCATGCCGGTGACGTCGCAGTAGATCTGCGCGGCCTCGTCCTGGCTCGGAATGTTCAGCGCCTTGAGGTCGGCATTGGCGAGGCCCGGCATGGTCCACTGCATCAACAGATAGGTGAAGTCGGCCATGGGATCGCCGAGCGTCGACAATTCCCAGTCCAGCACCGCCTGCACCCGCGGCTCGGTGGCGTGGAAGATCATGTTGTCGAGGCGATAGTCGCCGTGCACGATCGAGACGCGCTTCTGCTCCGGCACCGTCTTCGGGAGCCACTCCGCCAGCTTCTCGAATTCAGGAATGTGCTGCGTCTCGGACGCACGATACTGCTTGGTCCAGCGGTCGACCTGGCGCGCAAAATAATTGCCGGGCTTGCCGAAATCGCCGAGGCCGATCTTTTCGGGATCGAGCATGTGCAGCTTCGCCAGCGTCTCGATCTTGCTGATGAAGATCTTGCGGCGCGCGTCGGGCTGCTGGCTCGGCAGCGTCGGATCCCAGAACACCCGCCCCTCCTCCATCGACATGATGTAGAAGGCCGAGCCGATCACCGCATCGTCGGTGCACAGCGCGTAGGCTTTCGCGACCGGGAAATTCTGCTTGCCGAGCGCCGCGATGACGCGGAACTCGCGATCCACCGCATGGGCCGACGGCAACAATTTACCGAACGGACGGCGCCGCATCACATAGTTGCGGCCGGGGGTCTCGAGCTTGTAGGTCGGGTTGGACTGGCCACCCTTGAACTGCAGGACCTTGAGCGGGCCCTGATAGCCCTCGACGTGTTCCTGCATCCAAGCCGCGAGGTCCGCCTCGTTGATACGATGGCGCTCCTCGACTTCCCTTGTGCCGGAAAATTCTTCGTCTTTCCTGACGCCGTCCGCCACGATGACGCTCCCTCAACTCATTTTTCTCGGCAGCACCGCCGGGCGCCGCCGCGATCAGGCTGGCACGCCAGCCTGATTTCTCTTTTTCATTTTGAGCACGATGTCAGCGCGAACGCCATGCGTTCCGCATCATGCTCAGTGCGACGTGTTTGCATACTTCCGAAGTTCAAGTCTGGCAATGGCGCGATTGTGCACCTCGTCCGGACCGTCGGCCAGCCGCAGCGTACGGATATGGGCATAGTCCTTGGCGAGCCCGGCCTCGTCGGAGACGCCGCCGCCGCCATATGCCTGGATCGCGTTGTCGATGATCCTCAGTGCCATGTTCGGTGCGGTGACCTTGATCATCGCGATCTCGGCCTGCGCGGTCTTGTTGCCGACCTTGTCCATCATGTCGGCGGCCTTGAGGCACAGCAGGCGATTCATCTCGATGTCGGCGCGGGCCTCGCCGATGCGCTGCTCCCAGACCGAATGCTCGATGATCTTCTTGCCGAACGCGGTGCGCGAGGCGAGCCGCTTCACCATCTTCTCCAGCGCCTCCTCGGCCTTGCCGATGGTGCGCATGCAGTGATGGATGCGGCCCGGGCCGAGACGGCCCTGCGCGATCTCGAAGCCGCGGCCCTCGCCAAGCAGGATGTTCTCCTTCGGCACGCGGACGTTTTCGAGCAGCACCTGGGCATGGCCGTGCGGCGCATCGTCGAAGCCGAACACCGGCAGCATCTTCTCGACCTTGATGCCGGGAGTGTCGAGCGGCACCAGGATCTGCGATTGCTGCTGATGCTTGGCGGCGTTGAAGTCAGTCTTGCCCATCAGGATCGCGATCTTGCAGCGGGGATCGCCGACGCCCGACGACCACCATTTGCGGCCGTTGATGACGTAGTGGTCGCCGTCGCGCTCGATGCGGGTCTCGATGTTGGTGGCGTCAGACGAAGCCACGGCCGGCTCGGTCATCAGGAAGGCGGAGCGGATCTCGCCGTCCATCAGCGGGCGCAGCCATTTGCGCTTCTGCTCCTTGGTGCCGTAGCGGATGAACACTTCCATGTTGCCGGTATCGGGAGCGGAGCAGTTGAACACTTCGGATGCCCAGGAGATACGGCCCATCTCTTCCGACAGCAGCGCGTATTCGAGGTTGCTCAATCCCGCGCCGTGGAATTCATCGTCCTCATGCGAGGACGGCGGCATGAACATGTTCCAGAGGCCCTCGGCCTTCGCCTTCTTCTTCAGATCCTCAAGGATCGGGATCACCTTCCAGCGCGGGCCTTCGGCATCCTGCTTGTCGTAGATCGGCACCGCCGGACGAACATGCGTCTTCATGAAGGCCTGAACGCGCTCAAGCCATTCCTTCTGCCTGGCCGACAACGTGAAATCCATGGGACGCTCCTCGTTTCCTAGACTTGGGCTTTGGACCTGGCCTTGAGTTCGGGCCTTGGCCTTTTGGGCAACATTGTTGACCTCGCCTCCGCGGCCCGCAAGGGCGTTCACGGAAACGGCGGCGGTGGCGTGCCAGAACGCCGCCCCGCGATCAGCGGATTGACATTTCCGGTTC of the Bradyrhizobium quebecense genome contains:
- the lepB gene encoding signal peptidase I, whose translation is MSTEKQRQQGGIAETFRVAVQALIIALVIRTFLFQSFNIPSESMESTLLVGDYLFLSKYSYGYTHYSLPFSPPLFSGRIFGSEPKPGDVVVFRLPSDDSVDFIKRVIGLPGDRIQMIDGQLYINGTAVKRERVDDYVDRDEGPRPVRVKRWRETLPNGVSYDTLDRIERSEYDNTPVYVVPPGHFFAMGDNRDNSADSRVPPARGGVGYVPFENLIGQAKVIFFSIGNDAPAWQVWRWPSSVRWNRLFTGIH
- a CDS encoding NIPSNAP family protein; amino-acid sequence: MIQQLRIYEIFEKNKAAFHARFRDHAARIMTGRYGFKFASMWETKIGDRTEFVYLLEWPDEATKIAQWARRGEHEVSRNPSRR
- a CDS encoding DMT family transporter, which gives rise to MALSSNLRGSLFMAAAMASFTANDTITKAVSAELNIGEILLVRGLVAMVLVAALAWYRDALRSFSALLIWPVGLRVMGEIGGTLTYLSAISQIPLANASAIFQALPLVITLGAALVFGEPVGWRRWLAIAAGFIGVLVIVRPGAEGFSQASLLALASVGFCAVRDLATRRIPKALPTVFITLLTTVTVTTAGAAVLVPLGGWKPPSGYALGLLVLAAVLILIGYQCIIVSLRTGDISAVAPFRYSALLWAMLLGYLAFGHQPDVRMLAGAAIIVASGLYAFYRERKRDKLRPAATGPGLPPDGL
- a CDS encoding phosphotransferase family protein — protein: MADGVRKDEEFSGTREVEERHRINEADLAAWMQEHVEGYQGPLKVLQFKGGQSNPTYKLETPGRNYVMRRRPFGKLLPSAHAVDREFRVIAALGKQNFPVAKAYALCTDDAVIGSAFYIMSMEEGRVFWDPTLPSQQPDARRKIFISKIETLAKLHMLDPEKIGLGDFGKPGNYFARQVDRWTKQYRASETQHIPEFEKLAEWLPKTVPEQKRVSIVHGDYRLDNMIFHATEPRVQAVLDWELSTLGDPMADFTYLLMQWTMPGLANADLKALNIPSQDEAAQIYCDVTGMAVPDLNWYFSYNLFRLAGITQGIAGRVRDGTAANAKALESAKRTVPLSQASWEYAQKAGAT
- the argE gene encoding acetylornithine deacetylase; this translates as MQHQRPDRIRKLLADLVAFDTISDRSNLPLIDYIERYLASLGVSGQRIVDDTGQKSSLWVTIGPEDKAGLVLSGHTDVVPVAGQDWSHNPFELVERDGRLYGRGTTDMKGFVAVCLAMVPEMLAADLKTPINLAISYDEEIGCVGVRPMLRDVARKPIRPLGCFVGEPTQMQVIIGHKGKHGVRATFRGLARHSSIAPDSVNAIEYAADLITEIRRRAALLAADAERDSLYDVPHSTLLTSIVHGGAALNIVPDSCVVEFECRGIGITESRQVTDAIIAWAKAEIEPDMRKRHPECGIDFEEILDYPALDTAADAPIVTLAKQLAGRNDHAKVAFGTEASLFVSMADVPSVVVGPGSIAQAHTPDEFVEMSQLAACGDFVARLIAHCAK
- a CDS encoding acyl-CoA dehydrogenase family protein; translated protein: MDFTLSARQKEWLERVQAFMKTHVRPAVPIYDKQDAEGPRWKVIPILEDLKKKAKAEGLWNMFMPPSSHEDDEFHGAGLSNLEYALLSEEMGRISWASEVFNCSAPDTGNMEVFIRYGTKEQKRKWLRPLMDGEIRSAFLMTEPAVASSDATNIETRIERDGDHYVINGRKWWSSGVGDPRCKIAILMGKTDFNAAKHQQQSQILVPLDTPGIKVEKMLPVFGFDDAPHGHAQVLLENVRVPKENILLGEGRGFEIAQGRLGPGRIHHCMRTIGKAEEALEKMVKRLASRTAFGKKIIEHSVWEQRIGEARADIEMNRLLCLKAADMMDKVGNKTAQAEIAMIKVTAPNMALRIIDNAIQAYGGGGVSDEAGLAKDYAHIRTLRLADGPDEVHNRAIARLELRKYANTSH